A genomic stretch from Flavobacterium humidisoli includes:
- a CDS encoding DUF2007 domain-containing protein gives MKEDFKLVRSYQYSSEAQIFCGKLESEGIQVYLRDSHIVDSNPIWSNAVGGVKLFVREEDFIKANEILSTVSQYSLDEKNNFIKCPKCGAEKVEMITSIRDTKSLFAFVFSLLFVIMPFYSKYHYRCDHCKTEF, from the coding sequence ATGAAAGAAGATTTTAAGTTGGTTAGAAGTTACCAATATTCATCAGAAGCTCAAATATTTTGCGGCAAGTTGGAATCGGAAGGGATACAAGTTTATTTAAGAGATTCGCATATTGTGGATTCAAATCCAATTTGGAGTAATGCGGTGGGTGGCGTCAAACTTTTTGTCAGGGAAGAAGATTTTATAAAAGCAAATGAAATTCTTTCTACGGTTAGCCAATATTCATTAGATGAAAAAAATAACTTTATTAAATGCCCAAAATGTGGTGCTGAAAAAGTAGAAATGATTACTTCAATTAGAGATACAAAATCTTTGTTTGCATTTGTTTTTTCACTGCTTTTTGTTATAATGCCTTTTTATTCAAAATATCATTATAGATGTGATCACTGTAAAACAGAATTCTAA
- a CDS encoding aminotransferase class I/II-fold pyridoxal phosphate-dependent enzyme, translated as MKLPENLNRKLENCKQENQFRKLPVFNNLIDFSSNDYIGFSKSETLFKQIHAYLLENEIFQNGATGSRLTSGNHSLYQIAESFIAQFHEAEAALIFNSGYNANLGFFSAVPQENDVILYDELCHTSIKDGIAMSRANSHHYIHNDFEDLEKHILKFPNATIYIVTETVFSMDGDSPNLEELIQLSEKYNCYLIADEAHALGVFGDKGEGLTQYLQLHDKFFARIVTFGKGLGSQGAAILGSVDLREYLINFARSFIYTTALSPHAVATIFMAYQQLEIEKETIEKLRQNIVFFNQQKNLLGLKPMFVHSKSPIHSAIVPGNENVKKLAEELQNKGFDVQAIVSPIVLENQERLRFCIHSYNSQEEINQVLELVRDFVF; from the coding sequence ATGAAGCTGCCAGAAAATCTTAATCGTAAATTAGAAAATTGTAAACAGGAAAATCAGTTTAGAAAACTTCCTGTGTTTAATAATCTTATTGATTTTTCTTCTAATGACTATATCGGATTTTCTAAATCGGAAACTTTATTCAAACAGATACATGCTTATTTGCTAGAAAATGAGATTTTTCAAAATGGAGCTACAGGTTCGAGATTGACTTCAGGAAACCATTCTCTTTATCAAATTGCAGAAAGTTTTATAGCTCAATTTCATGAAGCAGAAGCTGCTTTAATTTTTAATTCGGGATACAATGCCAACTTAGGATTTTTTAGCGCTGTACCGCAAGAAAATGATGTTATTTTGTATGATGAATTGTGTCACACTTCTATAAAGGATGGTATCGCGATGTCTCGGGCAAATTCACATCATTATATTCACAATGATTTTGAAGATTTAGAAAAACACATTCTTAAATTTCCAAATGCCACCATTTATATTGTAACCGAAACTGTTTTTTCGATGGATGGAGATAGTCCGAATTTAGAAGAGTTGATACAGCTTTCAGAAAAATACAATTGTTATTTAATTGCTGACGAAGCTCACGCTTTGGGTGTTTTTGGAGATAAAGGGGAAGGACTAACTCAGTATCTGCAACTGCACGATAAATTTTTTGCTCGAATCGTAACTTTTGGAAAAGGTTTAGGATCTCAAGGAGCAGCAATTTTAGGAAGTGTTGACCTTAGAGAATATTTAATCAATTTTGCGCGAAGTTTTATTTACACAACAGCTTTGTCTCCTCATGCTGTGGCAACAATTTTTATGGCTTATCAGCAGTTGGAAATCGAAAAAGAGACTATCGAAAAGCTTCGTCAGAATATTGTTTTTTTTAATCAGCAGAAAAACTTGCTGGGCTTAAAACCAATGTTTGTTCACAGTAAATCTCCAATACATTCTGCCATTGTTCCAGGGAATGAAAATGTCAAAAAGTTGGCAGAAGAACTTCAGAATAAAGGATTCGATGTGCAGGCGATTGTTTCGCCAATTGTTCTAGAAAATCAAGAACGACTTCGTTTTTGCATTCATAGTTATAATTCGCAGGAAGAAATTAATCAGGTTTTGGAATTAGTTAGAGATTTTGTTTTTTAG
- a CDS encoding NAD(P)-dependent oxidoreductase yields MKNISKVAVLGGGGRTGKYLVNQLLENGFSVKLLLRNPDDFTIQNSKIEIIKGDAINEESINLLLKDCQAVLSTIGQRPGEPMVASQATKNVLNAMKHNDVKRYVLLAGLNIDTPFDKKGSKTIMATDWMKTNFPEIQKDRQLTYDILLDSEIDWTQVRVPLIVFSDDSSEISVNLEDCLGEKISALDISKFMVKEMIESGYIRQSPFISAI; encoded by the coding sequence ATGAAAAATATATCAAAAGTTGCTGTTCTTGGCGGCGGCGGAAGAACTGGAAAGTATCTTGTAAACCAGTTATTAGAAAACGGATTTAGTGTAAAGCTTCTATTGAGAAATCCGGATGATTTTACCATTCAAAACTCAAAAATAGAAATCATTAAAGGTGATGCTATTAATGAAGAATCGATAAACTTATTACTCAAAGATTGTCAGGCAGTGCTTAGCACTATTGGTCAACGGCCGGGAGAGCCTATGGTTGCCAGTCAGGCAACGAAGAACGTTTTGAATGCCATGAAACATAATGATGTTAAGAGATATGTTTTATTGGCGGGTTTAAATATAGACACTCCATTTGATAAGAAGGGTTCAAAGACGATTATGGCAACCGATTGGATGAAAACTAATTTTCCTGAAATCCAAAAAGACCGACAATTAACCTATGATATTTTGCTTGATAGTGAAATAGATTGGACACAGGTTCGTGTTCCTTTAATTGTTTTTTCTGATGACAGTTCTGAAATCTCTGTAAATCTCGAAGATTGTTTGGGCGAAAAAATTTCGGCTTTAGATATTTCAAAGTTTATGGTAAAAGAAATGATCGAGTCAGGCTATATTAGGCAATCGCCTTTTATTAGTGCTATTTAA
- a CDS encoding FoF1 ATP synthase subunit delta/epsilon — MILEIVSPEAKLFSGEVTSVTLPGVNGSFQILNHHAPIVSILEEGTIKIAAPSFNFSKEAADKFTRVNDQTYTLEIKSGTIEMKNNKIIVLVD, encoded by the coding sequence ATGATTTTAGAAATAGTATCACCAGAGGCGAAATTATTTTCAGGAGAGGTAACATCGGTTACTTTGCCAGGAGTTAACGGAAGCTTTCAGATTTTAAATCATCACGCGCCAATTGTTTCCATCTTAGAAGAAGGAACAATTAAAATTGCAGCTCCAAGCTTCAATTTTTCTAAAGAGGCTGCTGATAAATTTACGAGAGTTAATGACCAAACTTATACATTAGAGATTAAGTCAGGAACAATCGAAATGAAAAACAATAAGATAATTGTTTTAGTTGACTAA
- the atpD gene encoding F0F1 ATP synthase subunit beta, with the protein MSKVIGKVAQIIGPVVDVVFNGKDVELPKIYDSLEVTKKDGTILVLEVQSHIGENTVRTISMDSTDGLSRGYEVVGTGNPIQMPIGPDVYGRLFNVIGDAIDGLGNLPKTGENGLSIHRQAPKFEDLSTSSEVLFTGIKVIDLIEPYAKGGKIGLFGGAGVGKTVLIQELINNIAKGHGGLSVFAGVGERTREGNDLLREMLESGIIKYGDDFMHSMENGGWDLSKVDMPGMRESKATFVFGQMNEPPGARARVALSGLSIAEYFRDGAGSDQGKDVLFFVDNIFRFTQAGSEVSALLGRMPSAVGYQPTLATEMGAMQERITSTNKGSITSVQAVYVPADDLTDPAPATTFAHLDATTVLSRKIAELGIYPAVDPLDSTSRILTPQILGNEHYDCAQRVKEILQKYKQLQDIIAILGMEELSEEDKLSVARARRVQRFLSQPFHVAEQFTGIPGVLVDIKDTIKGFNMIIDGELDHLPEAAFNLKGSIQDAIEAGEKMLAEA; encoded by the coding sequence ATGTCAAAAGTAATAGGAAAAGTTGCTCAAATCATTGGACCAGTAGTTGACGTAGTTTTCAACGGTAAGGATGTTGAACTTCCAAAAATTTATGATTCACTAGAAGTCACTAAAAAAGACGGAACTATCTTAGTTCTAGAAGTACAATCTCACATTGGAGAAAACACTGTTCGTACTATTTCTATGGACTCTACAGACGGTTTGTCTAGAGGATATGAAGTAGTTGGAACAGGAAATCCAATCCAAATGCCAATCGGTCCAGACGTATATGGAAGATTATTTAATGTAATTGGAGATGCAATTGATGGTTTAGGAAACTTGCCAAAAACAGGAGAAAATGGTTTGTCTATTCACAGACAAGCTCCTAAATTTGAAGATTTGTCAACTTCATCTGAAGTTTTATTCACAGGTATTAAAGTAATCGATTTGATTGAGCCTTACGCAAAAGGAGGTAAAATTGGATTGTTCGGTGGTGCTGGTGTTGGTAAAACAGTATTGATTCAGGAGTTGATCAACAATATCGCAAAAGGTCACGGTGGACTTTCTGTATTCGCTGGAGTAGGTGAAAGAACACGTGAAGGAAATGACTTGCTTCGTGAGATGTTAGAGTCAGGAATTATTAAATACGGTGATGATTTCATGCACTCTATGGAAAATGGAGGATGGGATTTATCTAAAGTAGATATGCCAGGAATGAGAGAGTCTAAAGCTACTTTCGTTTTCGGACAAATGAATGAGCCACCTGGAGCTCGTGCACGTGTGGCACTTTCAGGATTATCTATCGCTGAGTATTTCCGTGATGGAGCTGGATCTGACCAAGGTAAAGATGTATTATTCTTCGTTGATAATATCTTCCGTTTTACACAAGCAGGTTCTGAGGTATCGGCACTTTTAGGTCGTATGCCATCTGCAGTAGGTTACCAACCAACATTGGCAACTGAGATGGGTGCAATGCAAGAGCGTATTACATCTACAAACAAAGGATCTATTACATCTGTACAAGCGGTTTACGTTCCTGCGGATGACTTAACTGACCCGGCGCCAGCTACAACTTTCGCCCACTTAGATGCAACAACTGTATTGTCACGTAAAATTGCTGAGTTAGGTATCTACCCTGCGGTTGACCCGTTAGATTCTACTTCTAGAATCTTAACTCCTCAAATTTTAGGAAATGAGCACTACGACTGTGCGCAAAGAGTTAAAGAAATTCTTCAAAAATACAAACAATTACAAGATATCATTGCTATCCTTGGTATGGAAGAGTTATCTGAAGAGGATAAACTTTCAGTAGCAAGAGCACGTCGTGTACAACGTTTCTTGTCTCAGCCATTCCACGTAGCAGAGCAATTTACAGGTATTCCAGGTGTATTAGTTGATATTAAAGATACTATCAAAGGATTTAACATGATCATCGATGGTGAGTTAGATCACCTTCCAGAAGCTGCTTTCAACTTGAAAGGTTCTATTCAAGATGCAATTGAGGCTGGAGAGAAAATGTTAGCTGAAGCATAA
- a CDS encoding G-D-S-L family lipolytic protein — MIKNFKWLLLVSLTFMACNSDDDVTPVVESSDGKPLTSGTADFTKYVALGDSFAAGFSDNALFIKGQEGAYPNILAQQFALVGGGEFKTPFANDNVGGLLLGGTPITGTRFYFNTTVTPEHPSSTVDPVSGVPTTEVTAHLSGTFNNLGVPGAKSFHLLAPGYGNVAGVATGTANPYFARFASSATTTVLADALSQNPTFFSLWIGGNDELGYATAGGDATVNPLTPPATFEAAYKGLVAQLVAGGRKGVIANLPNITTLPHFHVVTYNQLTQANLTIGGASLVGTLNAQLYGPLHNALTFLGQGDRIKLLSSTGNNPLLIVDETLPDLSANLKAVLMGGGLDVNTATAMGMIFGRARQALPTDLIVLGASSRIGKVPTVAADGIASPSASLSQLGITFPLPDRYVLLPSEVAEIEVATTAYNSVINAVAEANGLAIVDAKTIMDDLNKPSGVTMNSFTLKATFVTGGMFSLDGVHPSPRGYAFIANKFIQAINTKYGSNLKGVDIGNYQVLFPATL; from the coding sequence ATGATAAAAAATTTCAAATGGCTTTTATTGGTTTCGTTAACCTTTATGGCTTGTAATAGTGATGATGATGTGACTCCTGTAGTGGAGTCGTCTGATGGTAAGCCTTTGACCTCTGGAACTGCTGATTTTACTAAATATGTTGCTTTAGGAGATTCTTTTGCGGCAGGATTTAGTGATAATGCATTGTTTATTAAAGGTCAAGAAGGAGCCTATCCGAATATTTTAGCACAGCAATTTGCTTTAGTGGGTGGGGGCGAATTTAAAACACCTTTTGCAAATGATAATGTCGGCGGTTTGCTTTTAGGCGGTACTCCTATAACGGGAACACGTTTCTATTTTAATACTACAGTAACGCCTGAACATCCAAGTTCAACTGTTGATCCTGTAAGCGGAGTGCCAACAACTGAGGTTACGGCTCATTTGTCAGGAACATTCAATAATTTAGGAGTTCCTGGAGCAAAAAGCTTCCATTTACTTGCTCCGGGTTATGGGAATGTTGCAGGTGTTGCAACAGGAACAGCGAATCCGTATTTTGCACGTTTTGCATCTAGTGCAACAACAACTGTTTTAGCAGATGCTTTAAGTCAGAACCCTACTTTCTTTTCTTTATGGATTGGAGGGAATGATGAGTTAGGATACGCTACTGCGGGTGGAGATGCTACAGTAAATCCGTTAACACCTCCTGCGACTTTTGAGGCGGCTTATAAAGGATTAGTAGCTCAGCTTGTTGCTGGCGGAAGAAAAGGAGTTATAGCTAATTTGCCAAATATTACCACGCTACCTCATTTTCATGTGGTCACATATAATCAGCTTACTCAAGCTAATTTAACGATTGGAGGAGCGAGTTTGGTTGGTACTTTAAATGCTCAATTGTATGGGCCTCTGCATAATGCATTAACATTTTTAGGACAGGGGGATAGAATTAAACTTCTGTCTTCAACAGGAAATAATCCGTTGTTAATAGTAGATGAAACGTTGCCAGATTTGTCGGCAAATTTAAAAGCAGTGCTAATGGGTGGCGGATTAGATGTTAATACTGCTACAGCAATGGGAATGATTTTTGGAAGAGCAAGACAAGCGCTTCCTACTGATTTAATTGTTTTAGGGGCTTCATCAAGAATAGGAAAAGTGCCAACGGTAGCTGCTGACGGAATTGCTTCGCCATCTGCTTCACTCTCTCAATTAGGAATTACTTTTCCATTACCAGATAGATACGTTTTATTGCCTTCTGAAGTGGCAGAGATTGAAGTGGCGACTACGGCATATAATTCTGTAATTAACGCAGTGGCTGAAGCAAATGGCTTGGCAATTGTTGATGCTAAAACAATTATGGATGATCTAAACAAACCAAGCGGCGTTACAATGAACAGTTTTACATTGAAAGCGACATTTGTTACTGGCGGTATGTTTTCTTTAGACGGTGTTCATCCATCTCCAAGAGGATATGCTTTTATTGCTAATAAATTTATCCAAGCGATTAATACTAAGTATGGTTCTAACTTAAAAGGTGTAGATATTGGTAATTATCAAGTCCTATTTCCAGCTACATTATAA
- a CDS encoding TonB-dependent receptor — MRVYLLIMLLFSGVSFAQNTITGSVTDANKQSIPGANVVVVGENSGASTDFDGSFKLTTNAKPPFSIKVSAVGFETKTINVTAANQKVNVILKDEETKLDEIVVSASRTPERILESPVTIERMGAQEIKKTASPSFYDGLENMKEVQMNTSSMSFKSINTRGFATVANTRFMQLVDGMDNSSPLLNFVLGNMIGVSEIDVQSVELLPGASSALYGANAFNGILFMTSKSPFVDQGVSAYLKYGVTSQEAAGTNGFYDFGVRFARAFNKYIAAKANITYMQATDWYATNYDDKTRTGVDRTNPNYDGINVYGDEAATNIKGVGQKLEAMGLIPAGASNLLPNSMVSRTGYNEIDLTDNKAANMKVDFSLHARPFGDERLEVIWQSKIGTGNAVYQGANRYYLNNFFMYQNKLELKGKNFFVRGYMTGEDGGNSYDMIFTGINVNRKWKDDNTWFGQYAGAFIQGTLAGMNPQQAHAAARSTADTGRFLPGTPEFNNAFNQVINDPDVLTGSRLVDNSKMYHSDANYNFRDIIKFAEIQVGGSFRAYELNSHGRIYTDANSQINYNEYGAYAQLMKKFMDDRLKFTGSLRYDKSKNFDGNFSPRLSLVYSAGEKRNHNFRGSFQTGFRNPTTQDQYIGFNIGNAVLLGSAPDNLTRFNEIFNLSAEGQLYTGSPTKVMNGNDAYGNSYIASSVTAFSAMAGTDPVGAAALLKKSRANYVKPEEVKAFELGYRSVFEGTSIDINGYYNIYNNFIGNLNVVSPFYGTAQDNPNIAAGTSDPGVQSIRALQNGEYRTYQLYTNSDVEINSLGFGVGLSRKIISDFELGVNYNYAQFDFDQAKDPSFEPGFNTPKHRIKMSIGNDKLFKNFGFNVSGRWNSEYLWQAGFADGIIKEATVIDAQINYGIPKLKSVVKLGAANIGGKEYYQVIGAGLIGQQYFASWTINP, encoded by the coding sequence ATGAGAGTCTACTTGCTAATTATGTTGTTATTCAGCGGAGTGTCCTTTGCGCAGAATACAATTACAGGTTCAGTTACAGATGCTAATAAGCAATCTATCCCTGGTGCTAATGTTGTTGTTGTCGGAGAAAATAGTGGTGCTTCTACTGATTTCGATGGATCGTTTAAATTGACTACTAATGCTAAACCGCCTTTTTCGATAAAGGTTTCGGCAGTAGGATTTGAGACTAAAACGATAAATGTAACAGCTGCAAATCAAAAAGTGAATGTGATTTTAAAGGATGAAGAAACAAAATTGGATGAAATTGTAGTTTCTGCATCAAGAACGCCAGAAAGAATTCTGGAATCTCCTGTAACCATTGAGAGAATGGGAGCTCAGGAAATCAAAAAAACGGCTTCTCCTTCTTTTTATGATGGTTTAGAAAATATGAAAGAAGTGCAGATGAACACAAGTAGTATGTCTTTCAAGTCCATAAATACTAGGGGGTTTGCTACTGTAGCGAATACGCGTTTTATGCAGTTAGTAGACGGAATGGATAATTCGTCTCCGTTATTGAATTTTGTTTTAGGAAACATGATTGGAGTTTCGGAAATTGATGTTCAAAGTGTCGAATTGCTTCCAGGAGCATCATCTGCTCTGTACGGGGCTAATGCTTTTAATGGGATTTTGTTTATGACTAGTAAAAGCCCGTTTGTAGATCAAGGTGTTTCGGCCTATTTAAAGTATGGGGTAACTTCTCAAGAAGCTGCTGGTACAAATGGTTTTTACGATTTTGGCGTTCGATTTGCTCGTGCTTTTAACAAATACATTGCAGCTAAAGCAAACATTACTTACATGCAGGCTACTGATTGGTATGCTACAAATTATGATGATAAGACAAGAACAGGTGTTGATAGAACGAATCCTAATTATGATGGAATTAACGTGTATGGAGATGAAGCTGCTACAAACATTAAAGGTGTTGGTCAGAAGTTAGAAGCAATGGGTTTGATTCCAGCAGGTGCATCTAATCTTTTGCCGAATTCTATGGTTAGTAGAACAGGTTATAATGAAATTGATTTGACAGATAATAAGGCGGCGAATATGAAAGTTGATTTCTCTTTGCACGCAAGACCTTTTGGAGATGAAAGATTGGAAGTTATCTGGCAGAGTAAAATTGGTACTGGAAATGCTGTTTATCAAGGGGCAAACAGGTATTATTTGAATAACTTTTTTATGTATCAGAATAAATTAGAGCTTAAAGGGAAAAACTTTTTCGTGAGAGGGTATATGACTGGAGAAGATGGAGGAAATTCTTATGATATGATTTTTACGGGTATTAATGTAAACAGAAAATGGAAAGATGATAATACTTGGTTTGGTCAGTATGCTGGGGCTTTCATACAGGGAACTTTGGCAGGAATGAATCCGCAACAGGCACATGCGGCGGCTAGATCTACAGCAGATACAGGTCGTTTTTTACCAGGAACACCTGAGTTTAATAATGCATTTAATCAGGTTATAAATGATCCGGATGTTTTAACTGGATCAAGATTGGTTGATAATTCAAAAATGTATCACTCAGATGCAAATTACAATTTTAGAGATATAATAAAATTTGCTGAAATTCAAGTAGGAGGTTCTTTTAGAGCATATGAGTTAAATTCTCATGGAAGAATCTATACGGATGCTAACAGTCAGATAAATTATAATGAATATGGTGCATATGCACAATTAATGAAAAAATTTATGGATGACAGATTGAAGTTCACCGGATCTCTTCGTTATGATAAATCTAAAAACTTTGATGGCAATTTCTCTCCGCGTTTATCTCTTGTGTACTCTGCAGGTGAAAAAAGAAATCATAATTTCAGAGGATCTTTCCAAACAGGTTTTAGAAATCCTACAACTCAAGATCAATACATAGGATTTAATATCGGAAATGCAGTGTTGTTGGGTTCGGCACCTGATAACTTGACTAGGTTTAATGAAATATTCAATTTAAGTGCGGAAGGCCAACTTTATACAGGAAGTCCAACAAAGGTTATGAATGGTAATGATGCTTATGGAAACTCTTATATAGCGAGTTCGGTAACTGCTTTTTCTGCAATGGCAGGGACAGATCCAGTTGGTGCCGCTGCGCTGTTGAAAAAATCTAGAGCTAATTATGTGAAGCCAGAAGAAGTGAAAGCTTTTGAGTTAGGATATCGTTCTGTTTTTGAAGGTACATCAATAGATATTAATGGGTACTATAATATTTACAACAATTTTATTGGTAATTTAAATGTGGTTTCTCCTTTCTATGGAACTGCTCAAGATAATCCTAATATTGCTGCAGGAACTTCTGATCCAGGTGTTCAATCTATTAGAGCACTTCAAAATGGAGAATATAGAACGTATCAATTGTATACAAATTCAGATGTGGAAATTAATTCATTGGGATTTGGAGTTGGACTTTCTAGAAAAATTATTTCAGACTTTGAGTTGGGAGTGAACTATAATTATGCTCAGTTTGATTTTGATCAAGCAAAAGACCCAAGTTTTGAGCCTGGATTTAATACGCCAAAACATAGAATTAAAATGTCAATTGGAAATGATAAGCTGTTTAAAAATTTCGGATTTAATGTTAGCGGAAGATGGAATAGTGAATATTTATGGCAGGCTGGTTTTGCTGATGGTATAATTAAGGAGGCAACTGTAATAGATGCTCAGATTAATTATGGAATTCCAAAATTGAAATCGGTAGTAAAATTAGGTGCTGCTAATATTGGCGGTAAAGAATACTATCAAGTAATTGGGGCTGGATTAATCGGGCAGCAGTATTTTGCTTCTTGGACTATTAATCCGTAA
- the glmS gene encoding glutamine--fructose-6-phosphate transaminase (isomerizing), producing MCGIVGYIGHREAYPIVIKGLKRLEYRGYDSAGVMLYDNESGIKVCKTKGKVSDLEAKADEGFKINGNIGIGHTRWATHGVPNDVNSHPHLSNSEDLAIIHNGIIENYAPLKEELIKRGYTFKSDTDTEVLVNLIEEVQKNENLKLGKAVQVALNQVVGAYAIAVFDKKNPNELVAARLGSPLAIGVGEGEYFIASDASPFIEYTSNAVYLEDGEMANIRLHKPIKIRKIQDDSLVDPYIQELQMNLEQIEKGGYDHFMLKEIYEQPSVIKDTYRGRLHANEGIVQMAGVEDNLEKFLNAKRILIVACGTSWHAGLVAEYIFEEFTRIPVEVEYASEFRYRNPIINKDDVVIAISQSGETADTMAAIKLAKENGAFVFGVCNVVGSSISRESHAGAYTHAGPEIGVASTKAFTTQITVLTMIALRLGKAKGTLSNTDFHTYLQELEIIPEKVSEALETNDKAKEIAAAFKDSPNCLYLGRGYNFPVALEGALKLKEISYIHAEGYPAAEMKHGPIALIDEFMPVIVIAPKQGHYDKIVSNIQEIKSRSGKIIAVVTKGDTQVRELADYVIEIPETSDALSPLVTTIPLQLLSYYIAVMRGCNVDQPRNLAKSVTVE from the coding sequence ATGTGTGGAATTGTTGGATATATCGGTCATCGAGAGGCTTATCCTATTGTAATAAAGGGGTTAAAGCGTCTGGAGTACAGAGGATATGATAGTGCCGGCGTTATGTTGTATGACAACGAGTCGGGCATTAAAGTTTGTAAAACAAAAGGTAAAGTCTCTGATCTTGAAGCTAAAGCCGATGAAGGTTTTAAAATAAACGGTAATATTGGAATTGGACACACGCGTTGGGCAACTCACGGGGTTCCAAATGATGTGAATTCGCATCCTCATCTTTCTAATTCTGAAGATTTAGCAATTATTCATAACGGAATTATAGAGAATTATGCGCCTTTAAAAGAGGAGCTTATCAAAAGAGGTTATACTTTTAAGTCGGATACAGATACTGAGGTTTTAGTTAATTTGATAGAAGAAGTTCAAAAGAACGAAAATCTTAAATTGGGTAAAGCTGTTCAAGTTGCATTAAACCAAGTTGTTGGTGCGTATGCAATTGCTGTTTTTGATAAAAAAAATCCGAATGAACTTGTAGCGGCTAGATTAGGAAGTCCGTTAGCAATTGGTGTTGGAGAAGGAGAATATTTTATTGCTTCTGATGCTTCGCCATTTATTGAATATACTTCTAATGCGGTTTATTTAGAAGACGGCGAAATGGCAAATATTAGATTGCATAAGCCAATTAAAATTAGAAAAATTCAAGATGACTCTTTAGTAGATCCTTATATTCAAGAACTTCAAATGAATTTGGAGCAGATTGAAAAAGGGGGGTATGATCATTTCATGCTTAAAGAAATCTACGAACAGCCAAGTGTTATTAAAGATACTTACAGAGGAAGACTTCATGCAAATGAAGGCATTGTTCAAATGGCTGGTGTTGAAGATAATTTAGAGAAATTCTTAAACGCAAAACGTATTTTAATCGTAGCGTGCGGAACTTCTTGGCATGCAGGTTTAGTGGCAGAATATATCTTTGAGGAATTTACCCGTATTCCTGTAGAGGTTGAATATGCTTCTGAGTTTAGATACAGAAATCCAATCATCAACAAAGATGATGTAGTTATCGCTATTTCGCAATCTGGTGAAACTGCAGATACTATGGCGGCTATTAAATTGGCTAAAGAAAACGGAGCGTTTGTATTTGGAGTTTGTAACGTAGTAGGTTCTTCTATTTCTAGAGAAAGTCATGCAGGCGCTTACACGCACGCGGGTCCAGAAATTGGAGTAGCTTCTACAAAAGCATTTACTACTCAAATTACTGTTTTAACGATGATTGCTTTACGTTTAGGAAAAGCGAAAGGAACGTTGTCTAATACAGATTTCCATACGTATCTTCAAGAATTAGAAATTATTCCTGAAAAAGTGTCTGAGGCATTAGAAACTAATGATAAGGCAAAAGAAATTGCTGCTGCTTTTAAAGATTCGCCAAACTGTCTTTATTTGGGTAGAGGGTATAATTTCCCTGTTGCTTTAGAAGGTGCATTAAAATTAAAAGAGATTTCATATATCCACGCAGAAGGATATCCGGCTGCAGAAATGAAACACGGTCCGATTGCTTTAATTGACGAATTTATGCCTGTTATCGTGATTGCTCCAAAACAAGGACACTACGACAAGATTGTAAGTAATATTCAAGAAATTAAATCAAGAAGCGGTAAAATTATTGCTGTTGTTACAAAAGGAGATACTCAAGTACGCGAATTGGCAGATTATGTAATCGAAATTCCAGAAACTTCAGATGCATTGTCTCCATTAGTTACTACAATTCCGTTGCAATTGCTTTCTTATTACATCGCTGTAATGAGAGGTTGTAATGTTGACCAACCTCGTAACTTAGCAAAGTCGGTTACGGTAGAATAA